ttaggttcactcaccctggggcacctggcattggccactgtcagtagacagaatactgggatggatggactgttggtctgacccagcatggctgttcttatgtaagtcCTGACAGCACTATAAGTATTAATTACTCTCCTATACATACTTTATTAATTTCTTCAGCCACTCTGTTCCTTAGTTAACAGCTCCTGTGTTTTGgtttatagcaggggtaggcaatctatggcacgcgtgccaaaggcggcacgcgaactgattttcagtggcactcacactgcccgggtcctggccaccggtccggggtgctctgcattttaatttaattttaaatgaagcttcttaaacattttaaataccttatttactttacatacaacaatagtttagttatatattatagacttatagaaagagatcttctaaaaacgttaaactgTGTTACctgcacgcgaaaccttaaattagagtgaataaatgaagactcggcccaccacttctgaaaggttgccgacccctggtttatagtATCCCTGTAGTAATCTTTAGTCCTTACTTCACTTCAAAAAATAACAACCCACTTTAGATTACCATGCCTCAACATTACTGCCTTGATTTATGCCCAAGCTCACAATCCCTACAGCTAGCAGAAGGAGCACAGTATTGAATATCAAGTGGGCTACCACTGAACCAACCACCTGTGCACTCCCTCTTGGTATTTTTGTTCTCTGGGCTTGAATCGCTCCTTCCCTCAGCAGGACCACCTCAGTGCTGTTCATATATGCAGTACTGGCTCAGTGTCACTCGCAGGTGAGGCAAAGTGACATTCAGAATCTTAATTTCACCCCCATATTCCTGCTGTGCAAGCACTGTGTGCAAGCAGCAACACAGGGAGCTTTCTTCCACGGTGGGGAGAATTTGATCCCTGATCTCCAGCTGATCGTAGGATACATTCAGTTGTCTAGTGCAACAGGAAGGATTTATACAAAATATTGAATTCCCATGACCCTGTggtaaatttaaataattaaatctgTACCATCTTTCTTAAACTCTTAATTCCTCCTTGGATCATACTCATTTTAATACAAGATATACCCTAATGTAGTACAACATTATTCTTGGTACAGAGTCATCTACTGCACACATGGTATCTTTGGTAACACTACAGTTGCTCAAGTGGCaactcctcaaagaattctcacTTTTTGGGGAGGGGTTCATTACTTCTTCCTCTGCTATTTGACCTCTTTTTGCCCCGACTCCTGGACCGAGAGGAGCTTCTACTTCGGCTTCTACTACGACCACGTGTACAACTACGGCTTCTGCTGCGACTACGacctctcctcttcttccctctACTATGTGACCGCCTTCGTTCCCAACTTCTTGACCTGCTAGACCGCCGTCTTTTCTTGCTCTTGTAGctactttttttcctctctgattCTCCATTTCTTTTGTAAGAatgatctgggctggggctgctccgtcTTCTTGACTTGCTGTAATAGTCCTCGTGATAGCCTGTTCTGTTTCTCCTTTCAGAGTTTTTAGCTGACTGATTGGTCCGTTCAGGAGAAATATGTATGTCTCTATTGGCCTCCCAAAACTCATTGTGTGGATTTCTGAATACGTGAAGAAAGTTGCAGTGTTTCCCTCTTGGGCATTTCTGTCTTTCAAATAAACCTGcaacagatatttttattttttaaaaaagaaggttACTGGTAATATTATATAAAGGCaacaattctattttttttaatgtaatgtcggccattttaattaaatatgtattttaaaagatttgttgCACTTAATCTTTTGGCTTTTTCCACTATAGATATTCATACCATGCCTATCAGCCTCATCTAAAGGAAAAACATACTTCAATTCTTTTCAAAGATTATACTTTAACCTTAATCATGAGACACATCCATCCTGATATTAGTTTTAGCTTTCAAACATTCTAGTATGTCTTATGCTAAAGTGAGCTAGTAATTTTATAACTTAACTTTCCTTAACTAGTTATGTAAATTGGGCAGGGCAGGTGTTAGTTAAATCTCAGGGATTTTAGGTAAGACATGAGTAAACCAGCCATTAATCTGCATGGACTGGCCCCTTATAgcctaaggctgggtctacactacccgcctgaatcggcgggtagaaatcgacctctcggacgcgacaatcgatccccgaatcgacgctcttactccaccagcggaggtgggagtaagcgtcgtcgacgggaagccgcagacgtcgattttgccaccgtcctcacagcggggtaagttggctgcgatacgtctaattcagctatgctattcacgtagctgaatttgcgtatcttaaatcgactcccccctgtagtgtagatgtagcctaagtgctATCCTGGAGGTAAGAATTTTCTGTTCAAGATAAATACATTTCGGATTGTAGCAAGACTGAGGTAACAACTAAATATAGTTAACACTGATCATAATGAAAAAGCTATGTTTTAATGTTTCAGAATCAATTAGGTTGCTGGCCTAACAGATATCCTGCCTATTGTACAATCATCTGTTATCCCAAAGCACTCTTCCTAAAGGTTGAGGGTGTTACTGCATCCTAACTACAGTCAGTTTCCTAAATCCCCCCGGCAGTGTCAGTTGGACACCATATACACTTCCTGCCCAAAGCTTGTGTAGTTGAGTTAGTGCATGTTTTCAGTTTGTCGCCTTGCACCACAAAAGGTTTCTGTACTGTAATTTTATGTGGATCTCTCGGATTTGAAAGCCTGTAAGACATCACTTCTTAATCTTTCAGTTTTCTAATAAGCCTTTCAGTAATGAGAGACTTTCCCTTTTATAAAGGTTTATCCTGACATACCACATATAGCAGTTTTCCACCTTGTCACTGGGCAAAATTCACACTGAAGCTGTCGTCCTGCATACCATCGTCCATTGAATAGAGTAAGGGCTTCTTGACAGTCTCGCTCCCTTTAATTTAAAGATAAGGCAGCATGTAGCATTAGTGGGATATCATTTAAATTCTGTTCTCTACCAAATTTGGACTCTTACTACAGTGTGGGGAAGAATCACTTAGATAAAATAGGGTTTAAGTGACATTCAAATTTAAGTAAAATGGAAATATGGAATTAAACCTTTTAGAACCCAACAGGAAAAAGTAAAATTTTATACTTGGGTACTGCTTATGATCTAGGAGTATTTAACTTTCAAGCATCATAAAGAGTTAACTGCAAGGCACTTACGATTGGTACTGAACATATACATTTCCCCGCAGGTGAGGCTCAAAGTTGCAGCTGACCTAAGAGGAGATGAAATGTTAGATTAAAGCTTCTGAAAAACTGAGAGATCCACATAGCTCATTAGTGATGGAACTATACTCACCCCAATTTAGCTCATACCTAGGGTGACAAGAAtgtaaaagtattttatttatcaatTCTTCTGGCCTGGTTTTCACATACAGGTTTAATAAAACTGAACACTTAGTTTTGATTAAAtagaagtttgtttaaaaaaaaaaaaagtatttgtggTATGTTTGAACAACATTTAAAATGGTTTGCTTTGATGTTAAACATAGGACTTTTCTTTTCCCCTGTAGCTGACAGCTTTTAGttgaacacagacacacacacgcatcTCCTCATACTACACCTCATGCTCTGTTAATCAGGTTCTGTTTTATTCTCTAGAATGGCACCCTGGGTAGGCAACACTGATGTGTCACCACATGATTAATCCTCCTGGTTACACGGTGTTCTGGCCAGCTGGACTGTAAGAAGGCATCACCAGTATTACAAAGGCAGTCAACACCAGCTGGACTTTTAATAGCTAACGATAGTTAGTAGTAATAAATGCTAGAAGTGCTGGAGCTGCTAATGCGCATCATTAGACACAAATAGCACTTATAGGAGAGGAAAAACTGACAAGACAAGGAGAAGAATGAACAAGGAGACGGAGAAAAACAAGAGAGGTGAAAAATCAGATATGAAAAAATAGCTACAACACATATTTCATCAGACAAGCAATGCTGGCACTGGAAAAGTTTGATATTTTGGGAGGTGGTGGGAGTAACAGTAAGAATGAAATCCCCAGAAGTGTAAAAAAATGTTGGGGTCACCACCCTTTTAAATATGAGATATTCCAGCTCTGAAGTGGGCACTAAGCACTAATTCCTAAATTCACATAAATCCATCTCAATCTGACTAGGAATAAAGAGAAGGACAGGAGAAAGAAGGCTATTATGCAAATAGCTCTTAAATATTTAGCCCCTGCTGTTGTTTTCTTTCCTGTACTGTACCAAAAGTTGATTTCATTCCATTGAAAGTGATTTAAAAGCTCTTTTGCTGGCATGGTTTTGTTGCACAAATAGATTTCTCTAATCTTTGTGAAATTTTACATAAAGGCACATTATTTCAGATTTAACTTACTGATCAGACGTAAGTTACCCAGGTTGAAAATGCTTAGGATAGGAATTCAGACAGATATAGGTGAAATACTTGAATAAAGAGAATGTGATATTAGCTTATTAGTAAGTAGTGATACAGTCAACATTTCTGGTTCAGACACTGTAAAATAACTCAAAGCCATTAGAtccagggtaggcaacctatggcatgcatgctgaaggcggcacgcgagcggattttcagtggcactcacactgccgggtcctggccactggttcgggggactctgcattttaatttaattttaaatgaagcttcttaaacatttgaaaaacattatttactttacatacaacaatagtttagttatatattatagacatatagaaagagaccttctgaaaacgttaagatgtattactggcatgcaaacccttaaattagagtgaataaatgaagacttggcacaccacttctgaaaggttgccgacccctgcattagataTAGAATGGCCCCACAGCAGCATAATACAGACAAGCTTTTACCAATAGTGTACCATAGATCACACCATTGACATGCAAGAAATAAGCCGTGTGCACACTAGGGAATTTTATAAAAATACTGACCCGTGCAAGTTAACCAATGGTAGCTTTAGTGTTGACAATGCTCTTAAACACTTGAAGCTGATCACCATGTTAGTTAAACCTGATGAAAAGCAGGTTTAATTGCCATGGCAGTACAACTGGGACTGGCCTTGGGAACACTGTCTATACCTGGACTGGTGGGAATTTGTTGTTGTCTTGTCCCACAATAATTATATCAGGCATGGAATCTGCGAATGAATTAGGTCAGTGTTTCTTAAACTGGGGTTGTCGCTTGTgtaggaaagcccctggtgggccaggccagtttgtttacctgccccatccgcaggtccggctgatcgcggatcccactggctgcggttcgctgctgcagggcaacgggggctgctggaagcggcggccagttagtccctcggcccgcgccgcttccagcggctcccattggcctggagcagcaaaccgcagccagtgggtgccgcgatcggctggacctgcggacggggcaggtaaacaaaccggccaggcctggcccgccaggggctttccctacacaagcagcaaccccagtttgagaaacactataTTACGTGACTCCTACAAAGTTCTTTGTAATGGCTTGATGCAAGGTGTCAAATCCATACAATATTACATTCAAAGGCATAGATGGTTGTGAAAGCCTGCTCCTGAAACATCTTGCAGAGTGCATATATCTTGGTCCTGTGTCTGCTGATGTTCATTCCTACAGTGTCCTTACTCTCACAATAGTGGATGTTATTTTCTGAAATCCTTTGATATCAGAAGATCTTGTCTTTCATCCATTTATTTCAGCTAATATTTTCCTTGATAAGGCATCAATAGCCTCAACCATTGTCATTCCAACGTGAGTTTCGGATCTTCCAACTTTGGCCAGATCATCAGCTAACCCAACTCCTGTATGTACTACTGTGCAATGAAATCCCATAAAAAGTCAGTGTATTGCCTTGCTTTCTGATCCCCCAAGCCTCATTATCAACAATGCAATTCACAGCGTTCAGGTGggaattttgttttgtaatacAATTCCCAACAATGGACTGGTGTATTGTACaacaggagaaaaatatttttgaggaaaGGAAAGGTAGAGAGTCCAACTAAAGGAAAGAGGGTGGAggataaaaatggaaaacaatcaTGACTGGTCATGAGAAGATATTTCTCTTTCTTGGAATAGATCAGAATTAAGGCTGTCAGAAAAGAAAATTGTGGTTTTTTTGGTTCAAAGGTTGTAGCCAGAGTTGATTAAAGTTGCAGTTTTGGTGTGGAGGGCCCTGTGCTCTAGAGTTGGCCTCAGGCACAGAGCCCTCTGAAGGCCTGTGGGGGGCTGCAACTGCTGGGGCTCCGCTGTCCCAAGCCCTGTGCCTGTGGGAGGCACAAGTCCCAGCCCGGCCCCATTCACTTAGGCCTCCCCAAGCCCATCCTCTGATGCAGCTGGGCAGCCACAGAAAGCGAAGTCCTCAAGATCACACAGAAGCTCCTTCTTGGCAGGCCTAGCTCACATCACTTGGTGGAGGCAAAACTGCGTCAAGACAAAGTGCAAGGCCAGCACCAGCAGGGCTGAGTGCAGGCAGCAGCACTCACCACAGAGCTTGGGTGGTAAGCAGGACAAGCCTCCTGGGAAGCCTGGCCTCAACCAACATGGATCCATGGTCCCATCCTTCTCCTCATTGGCCTCCGCCCCCACCTGCTCATGACAAAGGGGCAGCCGGGCCAAATTTGattgagtggcactgcaacctggTGCAGGCGGTCCACCACCAATCAAACTTGCAGCAACTATAAAAAGCTGGTGTTTGGTCAAAGCTGCAGTTTCTGCTACAAATTCTACCATTTCTAACTGGTCAAGTACTATTCAAAAATTTTACTTTCATACTAGTTCAATTtgtcaaacaaatatttttctgctcTTCACCAAGGCCTAGTAGcaagttacattttttaaaagtgaattaaaCAGAAAGTTGACTGTGTTCTAAATAAATCAAGCATATAACCATTTTACTCCATTAAATTGCCATGGGCATAGATTgtaaggggaaagggggggaggtgagggacGCACTGCCATGGCAGCACAGCTATCTTTACTTTGGCTACAAGGCTTAGTCCTTGGGCTAATAGGTGGTTGGTAAAATTTTCCAGCCCTGAAAATGATCTGAGAATCTGCTGGATTGCTCGAAAGCTTAGTAAGATGGAGGCTGAGAAATAAGCAGATTGTTTCAAAAGGTAATTTTATAGATATGTTGTGAGTTTGTCCCAAAATAAGTTTTGGGAGGGATTTCATCTGTAACTTGAAGAAATACAATCCTCTGGGATGACACAGAGATTAGTTTAGAGGTACCATCAGAAATATGCAGTTTGAATTGAGAAACTGTACATTAAACTTAGCTATGGCATATTCCACAACTGAGATTTACACTAGTCAAAACTGGCAAAGGAACAATGAGAGGTGATGATTATCATTGGGCTCATATGCATACCTTGAATTGAATAACCTTTCCCACATTCTTGAACTCAGGCAGTACATCTTCATAGAAGTCTAAGAACTGCTGGTACGTTTCCTCCTCACTGTATTCAAGACTCGCATCTGTATCATAGTCATCTCTTCTACACTGCTCCATTCCAAATGTAACAAACATACCTCTGATCAGAAGCGTCTGACTAGATGTTGGGTAGTTATGTTTGCGGGAACACCTATATAATTTATGGTaaagaaaaaaacaccccactTTCAGCAAAGGCTACACTGCTAAAGCTGCAAACATTTGCTATTTCTAGACCCACTAACAGCTCTGAATTGcaagaaaatattctaaaaaGGCGCTTCATTAGTGTAATGATGGGAATCAGCATATTTCAAGGAGTAAAGCAGGTCATTCAAGACAAGTTTCCTGATAGTTTTAAAGCATCCTGCCATATACAAATGCCATCAGTgttcacaaacacacaaaaaatcatcAGTTAGAAAtttcaaaaatgatgaaaggcaTTTATTCAAATGCTGCTATTTTGAAATATCTGTTCAATTTTTGAAGGGTCTTGCAAGACATTTTAAAGTCTTACTTCTGTAAGAGCCCCTCCTTTCTTCTCTGCAAAATTAAATAACTcttattgaagtaaatgaaacTACTCTCATCCGattgggaaggggaagaaaaattaGGCCTCAGGTTGTGAACATCTGCAGCTATGGAAGTACCACATTTTACAAGTGACAGTTCTGCACAGAAGTTTTATTTTAACCTGCATCACATCATATTGGTGGCCATAAGTGACATTCAGATGCTGCAATACAGTGTTCACCATAACAGCCTGAAGCTCAGTGAGACATCCTCAAATAGTAATCTCCCTGACTTGCTTCTGAATGAGAAGGGTTTCACTATGCTTTAGGATTTCTGCTTCAAATACTCCCCTGTTCACCCAGGTAACTGAGTCAAAAAGCTCTGTCTAAAATGTGCTAGTTCTTTCTCGGAAGCACACTTCAGAGGATACATCTTAAATATAATGCAGTCATTTATTAAAACTCTATACAAATCAACCTTATATGATAGGAAACTAAAATTGGAAAATATAGAAACCATGTCACTATAAAGCTAGTAGGTTCGTTCATGATATAGTAACATAGAACCCCGTTTATCCAACCCTCCATTTTCCTGCTCGTTGCATTAACCAAACAACCAAGACTCCAGGGCCAGAAGTGTTGCTAACTAGTGCTGCAGCATTGCACTCTCTCATTCTCCAGATTATCCCGCTTTCTGATTATCCGATCTGGCCCCGGTCCCAATTAGATCAGTTAAATGGAATTCTGttacactggatcagaccaatggtcaatctAGCTCAGTATCAAGTCTGACAGCGGTAAAGAGCAAACACTATAGAGAAAGGTACAAGCCCTGTAACAGACAACTATGGAATAGGCTGTCCATAGGAAGAGAGTTTCTTCCTATCTCCAAGCAATTACTGATTGACATATACTCAGATCCTATCTACTataaatatgttttcatttttgacACGAGTCTAACTTTGAAACCTACTAAGCTCAACTTCAACATGTAGACTTCTACTGCTTATTTATGAATTATACAAAAAGGCTTAATTTCAggtttaattttgtttcctttcaatTTGATGGTATGACCCCTTCTGGTATTGCAAGATGGTAAGAACACCCTCTGACCTTCTGTACCATTCATTTGATATATTTCCTAACAGAAGAATGTCAAAGAAAGGCAACACATGTGATTCAAGTTATGGGAACACATTAGGGCTTATTAAGTTTTCAGAGACAATAAGTAAGAGATTAGAGCACTTTTTGAGAAAGGATACTAAATTAGATGGATCATGTGCAATGATCATGTGTACTGTACAAATCAGATACTGGAAAGTCACATGATACATCCAGTCATGCAGATGTACATTACCTTGCTTTTGTAGCTGTTTTAGGTGCAGTGTCTGCAAATTAATTAAGACATCTGACTAGATATATTCTTTTGGAGCTGCACCAATAATAATAGGAAACTGGATATACTCTGATGGCATAATGATCTACCACTACAAATGCTTCTGCTGAGTCAGTCAGTCAGATCAAAACTGGGACCACACTATTAGCAATTTGatgttctaataaaaaaaaaaaaaaagataacccAATTCGGACTGTGCACTGCTTTTACTCTCAATTCACAGCTgtataactgagaacagaatcctATCCAATAAGTCTACAGGAAACCCACCAAGCAATAGAAGATAACCTGATCACAAACCTGTAAGAAATCCCAAGGGAGCTAACCCCTTTAAACCATGTTATATTCCCAACATTTGACCAGTTACCTGTCTCCAAATCTGCAGGATCCTGTTTTGATATAAAATGGGCAATTAGCTCTATCTTTCTCCGTTCCTATGTTCTCTGGGGGTTCTGGGTTATGCCAGGTAGCGCCATTTTCCAGCTGTTTAAAAACATCATTAACATATTACCTTAACGAGCAGAACAcagtaaaaatgaataaataaatgtgaCAGCAAGGAGTCAAATTCAATACTTATGTAACTCAATGTTATCTCCTTTGACACCCAGGTGACTTTGAACCAAGTATTTTAAATACTGCTCTGTATGGTCATCCAAGTGCCTCTAATCTATCCAAAGATGGACAGCTCTTCCTTGGAATCTCTACACAAAATGAACTTAAGATCAcaaatggaaattttccatttGCCAGAGTCCGGGATACATTAAGTTTTTACAAACAATGACAGTACTCAGTCCTTACACTGGATTTACACCCTCTAAGAGAATTACAAAAATTCTTTCTTGCATTAGGGTAGCCCACCATCCTAGCACAGGGGGATCCTCAAGGAAGAGACCCAGAGAGCAAAGGAACCCCAGGACCGGGAGAGTGTAACGAAGACACCTTTGCACCCCCTTTCCTGAATTGGGCTGAATGCTTTCTGGCAGGAACTGAGGGTTGGGTCCattaatttatccttacaacagcCCAGTGAAGTAGGTAAacaagtaacacacacacacacaccatcccccACCCTACCAGAGCTATGACTGGGATTAAAACTCAGGAATTCCCCATTTCTAGTTCTGTACTCAagccactggcctgggactcctaAAATGCAGTATTAGATTACCAAATTGCAAATGTTTGTTGACTAGAAGCAAAGTTGGAAGCACCCTTAAAAAGGTGAATTTTACCCATTTTAATAAGCAAAGCAGTTTGAAAACGTGTTGAAGTAGCACTTCTCACATCAAATAAACTGAAAGCTATGATTATGTACAGTTGGCACTTCTACTGGTGATAGCACCATTtgggagagggcaggagcagaATGCCATTTGTGGCTTCCGCAGTGGTAGAACTCACCAACTGAAACCTTATATCTTTCAATTTCAAACTCCAATATACTACATTTTCCCTTTGTTTCTCTCCCAGAAGTGCATTTAGAGCCTTAGACAGTAAAAACAGTCAAAGCAATATTCCATCCAGATTTTGTCAATTAGAAGTTTAGTTCCTTTGCTCAGTCTAAATATAACTGAGAATCCAACACTATTCCAATGTGGTTAATAGCAATCAACTCTGAAATGGGTAACTATAATTAAGTTTACTTTTCAGATAGGTGCAAGAGTCTATTCAGTGCAAGAACCTTTACAAACCTTTACTGCCTGGGTGAGATAAAAtgagttgttttcttttaaagaaatggaGAGACTGAATTCAGGCACTGAGATCTAATTTAAGAACATTCTGCAAATTTTCTTAATACTTTTTACCAATTCGAGATCTGCACTCTTCCAGGTACTCAAGTGGTTCCCTCTTTATTTCAGAATCAGTACTCTCTCCTGCTGCAGTGCTTTTATTCAAAGAAAACATGCCATCATATCAAGTCTTCAGTGGCCCAGAAAGCAGAATCCCAAAGTCATTCTAGACCTTGCTCTCCTGCACAGCTGCAATGCTACCAAGTAGCCACAAATGTGCTTAATTATATGTTCCAGCTAGTAAATACATGG
The DNA window shown above is from Trachemys scripta elegans isolate TJP31775 chromosome 1, CAS_Tse_1.0, whole genome shotgun sequence and carries:
- the ZRSR2 gene encoding U2 small nuclear ribonucleoprotein auxiliary factor 35 kDa subunit-related protein 2 isoform X2, with product MGHKKYKAILKKEKRKKKRQALARLRDSEITEKSEPLPEEEELEEEEKQLEAERQKLHEEWLLREEKAQEDFRLKKEKEEAMRRLQEEEERKIKEEWEEQQRKEREEEEQKQQEKREREEAVQKMLDQAESQLENGATWHNPEPPENIGTEKDRANCPFYIKTGSCRFGDRCSRKHNYPTSSQTLLIRGMFVTFGMEQCRRDDYDTDASLEYSEEETYQQFLDFYEDVLPEFKNVGKVIQFKVSCNFEPHLRGNVYVQYQSERDCQEALTLFNGRWYAGRQLQCEFCPVTRWKTAICGLFERQKCPRGKHCNFLHVFRNPHNEFWEANRDIHISPERTNQSAKNSERRNRTGYHEDYYSKSRRRSSPSPDHSYKRNGESERKKSSYKSKKRRRSSRSRSWERRRSHSRGKKRRGRSRSRSRSCTRGRSRSRSRSSSRSRSRGKKRSNSRGRSNEPLPKK
- the ZRSR2 gene encoding U2 small nuclear ribonucleoprotein auxiliary factor 35 kDa subunit-related protein 2 isoform X1, coding for MAAPMLLRGAAPEKLGHKKYKAILKKEKRKKKRQALARLRDSEITEKSEPLPEEEELEEEEKQLEAERQKLHEEWLLREEKAQEDFRLKKEKEEAMRRLQEEEERKIKEEWEEQQRKEREEEEQKQQEKREREEAVQKMLDQAESQLENGATWHNPEPPENIGTEKDRANCPFYIKTGSCRFGDRCSRKHNYPTSSQTLLIRGMFVTFGMEQCRRDDYDTDASLEYSEEETYQQFLDFYEDVLPEFKNVGKVIQFKVSCNFEPHLRGNVYVQYQSERDCQEALTLFNGRWYAGRQLQCEFCPVTRWKTAICGLFERQKCPRGKHCNFLHVFRNPHNEFWEANRDIHISPERTNQSAKNSERRNRTGYHEDYYSKSRRRSSPSPDHSYKRNGESERKKSSYKSKKRRRSSRSRSWERRRSHSRGKKRRGRSRSRSRSCTRGRSRSRSRSSSRSRSRGKKRSNSRGRSNEPLPKK